CCATACGGAGGTTTGCGGGCTGTCATCCTTGCTAAAAAAAAGAACATGTTAAACACAAAAACATTTTAACATATTATTAACCAATTCGCTCTAGGATGTCTAGGGTGAAGATTATACCAGGAGGAAATATGGATGTTATAAAACCAAAAAAGACAGTAGGAGATACAGGTTGGTTTGTGCAAGATAGGTTCGGATTGTTTATCCACTGGGGACTTTATGCACTTCCGGCAAGACATGAGTGGGTGAAACACCAAGAAGAAATACCGGATGAAAAGTATGATGTTTATTTTAAGTATTTTGATCCTGACCTGTATGATCCCAACCTGTGGGCAAAGGCCGCGTATAACGCAGGTATGAAATACTTTGTTATTACAACAAAACACCATGAAGGATTTTGTTTATGGGATTCAAAACTTACAGACTATAAAGCACCAAATACACCCGCTAAAAAAGATCTTCTGACGCCCATGGTAGAAGCATTTAGAAATTATGGTTTTAAGGTTGGCTTTTATCATTCGCTTATAGACTGGCACCACCCTGATTTTATTATAGACTCACTTCATTCTATGCGAAATTATCCTGACAGGGATAAATTCAATCAGAAAAGAGATCAGAAAAAATACATAGAGTATCTACATGGACAGGTAAGAGAACTTTTAACACAGTTTGGGAAGATTGATATTATGTGGTTTGATTTTAGTTATCCCTCTGACCCCAATAGGCCCAAAGACTGGATTGGTAAAGGAAGAAAAGAATGGGACAGTGAAAAACTTCTAAAAATGGTAAGGGAACTTCAGCCTTATGTTATTTTAGATGATAGGCTTGATTTGGCAGACATAGAAGGTGCATGGGATATAAAAACGCCTGAACAATACCAGCCAAGAGAATGGCCAAAAGTAAATGGTACTCCGGTTGTATGGGAAGCCTGTCAGACATTTTCAGGCTCATGGGGATACCACAGAGATGAATATACCTGGAAATCAGAAGAACAACTTATACAGATGCTTGTAGATACTGTAAGCAAGGGCGGAAATCTTTTGTTAAATGTAGGTCCTACCGGAAGGGGCGATATTGACCATAGAGCATTAAACAGGCTTGAGGCATTTGGCAAATGGATGAAGTATAATAACAGGTCAATATATGCCTGCACACAGGCACCTGAGGAACTTAAAGCTCCGCAGGATTGCAGATTTACATATAATCCGGATACAAACAGACTTTATGTCCACATATTTGCATGGCCATTTATTCATCTTCACCTGGATGGGCTTGCAGGCAGGGTAGAATATGCACAATTTTTGAATGATGCATCAGAGATAAAGATGCATATGGATCCCTGGTTCATACAACAGATGGGCAAAAAGTATGAAAATACTCTGACGCTTACTCTTCCTGTCCGAAAACCAGATGTAACAGTTCCGGTTATAGAATTATTTTTGAAATAACTTAGGCACAATCATTGCAAGCGACTGAAAAGAGCGTGGTAATCCCGTATAAGGATAAAATTGCTTCACTTCGTTCGCAATGACAGGATTGCTTCTGGAGCCCTCTGCTCTTGCAACAACAGAATAGGAGAAAAAGAATATGAGTAGGCAGATTGCATTAGATATTATCAACTTAAAATCGGCGCAAAGGCTCGGGCATACCGATTATAGCATGGAGTATCATGACGAATATATTAGAAAA
The genomic region above belongs to bacterium Unc6 and contains:
- a CDS encoding alpha-L-fucosidase, whose amino-acid sequence is MSRVKIIPGGNMDVIKPKKTVGDTGWFVQDRFGLFIHWGLYALPARHEWVKHQEEIPDEKYDVYFKYFDPDLYDPNLWAKAAYNAGMKYFVITTKHHEGFCLWDSKLTDYKAPNTPAKKDLLTPMVEAFRNYGFKVGFYHSLIDWHHPDFIIDSLHSMRNYPDRDKFNQKRDQKKYIEYLHGQVRELLTQFGKIDIMWFDFSYPSDPNRPKDWIGKGRKEWDSEKLLKMVRELQPYVILDDRLDLADIEGAWDIKTPEQYQPREWPKVNGTPVVWEACQTFSGSWGYHRDEYTWKSEEQLIQMLVDTVSKGGNLLLNVGPTGRGDIDHRALNRLEAFGKWMKYNNRSIYACTQAPEELKAPQDCRFTYNPDTNRLYVHIFAWPFIHLHLDGLAGRVEYAQFLNDASEIKMHMDPWFIQQMGKKYENTLTLTLPVRKPDVTVPVIELFLK